One Oncorhynchus clarkii lewisi isolate Uvic-CL-2024 chromosome 31, UVic_Ocla_1.0, whole genome shotgun sequence DNA segment encodes these proteins:
- the LOC139391081 gene encoding C-X-C motif chemokine 14-like has translation MHRCTTAALLLLIIALYSLQAEAYKCRCTRKGPKIRYKDVQKLEIKPKHPFCQEKMIFVTMENVSRFKGQEYCLHPKLQSTKNLVKWFRIWKDKHRVYEA, from the exons ATGCATCGTTGTACAACAGCAGCGTTGCTTTTGTTAATTATTGCTTTATATTCCCTACAAGCTGAAG CCTACAAGTGCAGGTGCACAAGAAAAGGGCCAAAGATTCGCTACAAGGATGTGCAAAAGCTGGAGATTAAACCCAAACATCCTTTCTGCCAAGAGAAGATGATATT TGTCACCATGGAGAATGTGTCACGCTTCAAGGGGCAGGAGTACTGTCTGCACCCCAAACTGCAAAGCACCAAAAACCTGGTCAAGTGGTTCCGGATCTGGAAGGATAAGCATAG GGTGTATGAAGCTTAA